In Marinibacterium anthonyi, the DNA window GCCGAAGCGATCGCCCCGCGTTTCGCCAGCACGTATTTGCGCGCCGCCAGCCCCAGCCCGGGCTGCTGTTCGAACCGGGCATACGGCAGGTAGGCATCGAACAGATCGCGCGCGTCGTCCGGCTTGCCGGCGTTCATCAGGTCACAGACCTCCACCATCATCTCGGGATAGGCGAACCCGGTCATCGCCCCATCGGCGCCGCGCGCCATCTCCTCGGGCAGGAACATGGCGCCGTTGCCCGTCAGGATCGCGATCCGCCGCCGCCCCGCCGCCTCGGCCTTGCGAAGCGCGGTGATCTTGGCCAGCCCCGGCCAGTCCTCGTGCTTCAGCATGGCGACCTGGGGGATTTCCTCGATGATGCGGCCCAGAACCGGAGTGCTGAAGGTCACCCCCAGCGCCAGCGGGTAATCCTGCACCACGATGGGAATGTCCCGGCCCAGCTCGTCGGCGGCGTTGCGGTAATAGCCGAACACCTGGTCATCGGTGCGCAATCCCGGCGTTGGCGCGATCATGACGCCCGCCGCGCCCAGCTCCATCGAGGCATGGCCCAGCTCGCGCATGGCCGCGAAGCCGGGGGCCGAGACGCCGACGATCACCGGCATGTCCCCGGCGGCCTTCAGCACGCGCGCCGTGAACGTCTGCGCCTCGGCCTGGGTCATCTTGGGCGCTTCGCCCATCATGCCCAGGATGGTCAGCCCCGTCGCGCCGCGCGCGCGGTAGAAATCGACCATGCGGTCGGTGCTGTCCAGGTCCAGCGCGCCGTCCTGCGTAAAGGGCGTCACCGCGATCACAAAGACCCCGCGGGCGGTGTTGATGGTCTTGAAGCTCATGGGGCGCAGGTCCTTCGAAAGTGCCGTGTCAGGAGATGAAGAGGCGGCGCGGGAAATTCGTCAACCGCTCAAAACCGGTTTCGGTGATGGCGATGGTTTCCGACATGCCGAAACCGCGCGCCAGGACATAGGTGTGAAAGGTCATGCCCGTCTCGAAGGTCCAGGCGCTGCCCCGGACGGCCTCCAGCGGTTCGCCGCCGCCGCCCAGTTGCAGGCCCACGGCGTAAAAGGTCTTGTTGGTGAAGGTCTCCCGCAACCCGGCCACCAGCACGCCGTCGCGCAGGATCGCGTCGGGGACACTTGCGGCCACGCCGGGGCGGACCTCGGCCAGGGCGGCGTCCTGCAGGCGGATCAGGGTTTCGACGGTGGCGTGATCCGCGTCGCCGGCTTCGGCCACGCGGATCGGGCGCATGAATCGGGCGTGGTAATGGTGGACGTTGGGCGTGGTTTCGATCTGGACCATGTCGCCGCGTTCCAGCACCCGGTCGGTGTAGCCGCCGTGCAGGTGGTAGGCGCGTTCGCCCGACGACATCACGCCGGGGCCGGGCAGATCGGACCCCGCGCGGATCATCGCCGCGCAGATCTGCGCCGCCATCTCGCGTTCGGTATTGCCGGGCTGCGCGCTGTCGATGGCCGCCTGCATCCCGGCCTCGGCCGCCTTGCCGGCGCGGCGTTGAAAGTCGATCTCGGCCGGGGTCTTGATGATCCGCATCCGCGAGACCAGCGTGCTTTCGTCGGTCATCTCGTAATCGGGCAGCCCCGCCTTCAGTGCTTCGAACCCGCGCAGGGACAGCGAACCGCCGGACATCTCGACCGCCACCTTCGCCTTGTCGCCCAGCCGCGCCCGGATCGCGCGTACGGCGACCTCCAGCGGCGCATCCGTATCGCTCCAGAGTTCGCGGTCGGGGAAGACGCAGGTGCGGTCGAGGTAGAACAGTTCGACATCCCGGCAGATCACGATGGGCGCACCGCTTTCCGGGATCACGGCCATCTGGAAGGTCCAGTTGCCGCGCGTGTAGAACCCGGTCACCCAGGTCACCGTTTCCGGCAGGAACGCCAGCAACGCATCATGGCCGCCATCGCGCAGCGCCTGCTGCACGCGGGCCAGGCGGCCTTGGTATTCGGGCCGCTCGAACCAGGGGCGGGTCGCGTCCATCTTCAGTCCTTTCGTGACTCAGGCGCCAAGCAGGTGCCCGGCAAAGCGGGCCAGCATGGTCTTGGCCCCGGGCGCCTCGTGGGCGGCGGCCTTGAGCTTGTCGATATCGGCGCCGTCGTGTTCCATCACCGTCCGGCATTGTTCGAACCAGACCGGCGCGGCGGCCTGCGTGATCTCGGGGTGGCCCTGGATGCCCCAGACGGGCGCGTCGCGATAGCGCCAGATCTGGTTGGGGCACAGGTCCGAACTGGCCAGGATCGTCATGTCGGGATGGTCCG includes these proteins:
- the pepQ_2 gene encoding Xaa-Pro dipeptidase, translating into MDATRPWFERPEYQGRLARVQQALRDGGHDALLAFLPETVTWVTGFYTRGNWTFQMAVIPESGAPIVICRDVELFYLDRTCVFPDRELWSDTDAPLEVAVRAIRARLGDKAKVAVEMSGGSLSLRGFEALKAGLPDYEMTDESTLVSRMRIIKTPAEIDFQRRAGKAAEAGMQAAIDSAQPGNTEREMAAQICAAMIRAGSDLPGPGVMSSGERAYHLHGGYTDRVLERGDMVQIETTPNVHHYHARFMRPIRVAEAGDADHATVETLIRLQDAALAEVRPGVAASVPDAILRDGVLVAGLRETFTNKTFYAVGLQLGGGGEPLEAVRGSAWTFETGMTFHTYVLARGFGMSETIAITETGFERLTNFPRRLFIS
- the araD_1 gene encoding L-2-keto-3-deoxyarabonate dehydratase; the encoded protein is MSFKTINTARGVFVIAVTPFTQDGALDLDSTDRMVDFYRARGATGLTILGMMGEAPKMTQAEAQTFTARVLKAAGDMPVIVGVSAPGFAAMRELGHASMELGAAGVMIAPTPGLRTDDQVFGYYRNAADELGRDIPIVVQDYPLALGVTFSTPVLGRIIEEIPQVAMLKHEDWPGLAKITALRKAEAAGRRRIAILTGNGAMFLPEEMARGADGAMTGFAYPEMMVEVCDLMNAGKPDDARDLFDAYLPYARFEQQPGLGLAARKYVLAKRGAIASATARRPAPALSKEDIAEIELLLTRQSRALERIGAAVD